In the Oncorhynchus keta strain PuntledgeMale-10-30-2019 chromosome 29, Oket_V2, whole genome shotgun sequence genome, one interval contains:
- the LOC118362390 gene encoding pre-mRNA-splicing factor syf2 isoform X2: MISFNNEKVSASVSDEQTESAASQKREERLRKFRELHFKRNEARNLNHKEVVEEDKRLKLPTNWEAKKARLEWELMTDEKKKECAAKGEDYDRVKLLEISAEDAERWERKKKKKNPDPGFSGYAEAQLRQYQRLTKQIKPDMDGYERQREQCGEDFHPTSNSLIHGTHVPSKEGIDRMVEDVEKQIEKRAKYSRRRAYNDDADIDYINERNAKFNKKAERFYGKYTAEIKQNLERGTAV; the protein is encoded by the exons ATGATATCCTTCAATAATGAAAAG GTATCTGCGTCGGTCAGTGATGAACAGACCGAAAGTGCTGCATCtcagaaaagagaggagagactgcgAAAATTCCGGGAACTGCATTTCAAAAGG AATGAAgcacgcaatctcaatcacaagGAGGTTGTGGAGGAGGACAAAAGACTGAAGCTACCAACTAACTGGGAGGCAAAGAAAGCCCGTCTGGAGTGGGAACTAATGACTGATGAAAAGAAAAAG GAGTGTGCGGCCAAAGGGGAGGACTATGACCGGGTGAAACTGCTAGAGATCAGTGCTGAGGATGCTGAGCggtgggagagaaagaagaagaagaaaaacccTGACCCAGGATTCTCAG GTTACGCGGAGGCCCAGCTGCGACAGTACCAGCGCCTCACCAAACAGATCAAACCAGACATGGACGGCTATGAGAGGCAGCGAGAGCAGTG TGGTGAGGACTTCCACCCCACATCCAACAGCCTGATCCATGGGACCCACGTCCCATCCAAGGAGGGCATCGACCGCATGGTGGAGGATGTGGAGAAACA GATTGAGAAGCGGGCCAAATACAGCCGGCGCAGGGCCTATAACGATGACGCCGACATCGACTACATCAATGAGAGGAACGCCAAGTTCAACAAGAAGGCAGAGCGGTTCTATGGCAAATACACAGCCGAGATCAAGCAGAATCTGGAGAGAGGCACAGCTGTCTAA
- the LOC118362390 gene encoding pre-mRNA-splicing factor syf2 isoform X3 gives MASCFEVSASVSDEQTESAASQKREERLRKFRELHFKRNEARNLNHKEVVEEDKRLKLPTNWEAKKARLEWELMTDEKKKECAAKGEDYDRVKLLEISAEDAERWERKKKKKNPDPGFSGYAEAQLRQYQRLTKQIKPDMDGYERQREQCGEDFHPTSNSLIHGTHVPSKEGIDRMVEDVEKQIEKRAKYSRRRAYNDDADIDYINERNAKFNKKAERFYGKYTAEIKQNLERGTAV, from the exons ATGGCGTCCTGTTTTGAG GTATCTGCGTCGGTCAGTGATGAACAGACCGAAAGTGCTGCATCtcagaaaagagaggagagactgcgAAAATTCCGGGAACTGCATTTCAAAAGG AATGAAgcacgcaatctcaatcacaagGAGGTTGTGGAGGAGGACAAAAGACTGAAGCTACCAACTAACTGGGAGGCAAAGAAAGCCCGTCTGGAGTGGGAACTAATGACTGATGAAAAGAAAAAG GAGTGTGCGGCCAAAGGGGAGGACTATGACCGGGTGAAACTGCTAGAGATCAGTGCTGAGGATGCTGAGCggtgggagagaaagaagaagaagaaaaacccTGACCCAGGATTCTCAG GTTACGCGGAGGCCCAGCTGCGACAGTACCAGCGCCTCACCAAACAGATCAAACCAGACATGGACGGCTATGAGAGGCAGCGAGAGCAGTG TGGTGAGGACTTCCACCCCACATCCAACAGCCTGATCCATGGGACCCACGTCCCATCCAAGGAGGGCATCGACCGCATGGTGGAGGATGTGGAGAAACA GATTGAGAAGCGGGCCAAATACAGCCGGCGCAGGGCCTATAACGATGACGCCGACATCGACTACATCAATGAGAGGAACGCCAAGTTCAACAAGAAGGCAGAGCGGTTCTATGGCAAATACACAGCCGAGATCAAGCAGAATCTGGAGAGAGGCACAGCTGTCTAA
- the mgst3b gene encoding microsomal glutathione S-transferase 3b: protein MEILELLPSSFGYVIFTYFYSWIMLSYLGIKVGAARKKYDVKYPTMYSDKEQVFNCIQRAHQNTLEVYPQWLVFQTIAALVYPTSAAVLGAIWVTSRFSYAWGYYTGDPAKRMKGAYGYIGYFGVIILSIAVALQLLGVL from the exons ATGGAAATTCTAGAGCTCTTGCCATCAAGCTTCGGATATGTCATATTTACATACTTTTATAGTTGGATCATGTTGAGTTATCTTGGTATTAAGGTTGGAGCTGCCAGAAAGAAATACGATGTGAAG TACCCTACCATGTACAGTGACAAGGAGCAGGTGTTCAACTGCATCCAGAGGGCCCACCAGAACACACTAGAGGTCTACCCACAGTGGCTTGTGTTCCAAACCATTGCAGCTCTTGTCTATCCA ACTTCTGCAGCTGTGCTGGGAGCCATCTGGGTCACCAGCAGGTTCTCCTATGCCTGGGGTTACTACACCGGAG ATCCAGCCAAGAGGATGAAGGGTGCCTATGGGTACATTGGTTATTTTGGAGTCATCATTCTTTCCATCGCAGTAGCGTTGCAGTTGCTTGGAGTCTTGTGA